The Triticum urartu cultivar G1812 chromosome 5, Tu2.1, whole genome shotgun sequence genome contains the following window.
actggattgataccttgattctcaaaaactgagggaaatacttacgctactttgttgcaccaccctttcctcttcaagggaaaaccaacgcaagtgctcaagaggtagcagagatCGAAGCGGAAGCGGATGAGCAATCACAAACAAAAACTGGAAAAAGCATAAGATCGAAGAACTACATGATCTTGGAAGATCAAGCTTTGATCAAAGTATGGAGTGTGGTGTCTCTTGATGCATGCACGGAAACTTCTCAAACCGCCAAGAGATATTGGCAAAGGATCGAAGGTCAATACTTCCGCATTATGGCAAAGCATCCCAATAGGACTCTACGCACATTTCGGTCGCTTCAAGGGCGTTGGGAGAATATCAAACCAATGTGCAGCGTTGGGCAGCTTGCATGGAGTAAGTACGCAATGCACCTCCAAGTGGCACCGTTGAGTCCGACTATGTAAGTTTGTTTTGCCTTTGTTCAAGTTGTGCATCATCATATTTGCATCATGGGAAATGATTGCATCACTTTGTTCACATTTTGTAGGATAAGATTGCTCAACATAGATACAAGGACATGGAAGCTTCGGAAGGCAAATTCTTCAAACTAGAGTATTGTTGGGAGTTGCTCCAAAAATGCGAGAAGTAGAAGTTGATCGACAAAGAGTCCCCACCAAAGAGAGGCTCACTTACAAACATGGATGAAGATGGCCCAAGAAATTTGCACAAGCCCGTTGGCAACAAGAAAACCAAGGAGAAGATGAAGAGAGAGCAAGAAGCATCGAGCTTGAGGGAGAAGATTGATGCCATGGTGCAATCAAACGAGTCGATGTTGTTGAAGATCAAGAAAGTGTTGACCGAGAAGAAGGCAAAGGAGAAGCAAGAAAAGTGGCAATTGCTCAAAGAAGAGGGCCTGCGCAAAGCTGCCATTGAGGAGAGAAGAGCATGCGCTGCAGAAAACAAAGCCATGTCCAAGCTGTTCGCCGAAGAGAACAAGATCATGTCAATGAACCGCAATGACATGGACGATCTCAccaaacatggcatgatatggcaaggagagaaatcttgaagaggAGAATGGTTGCGTCGACCGATGCGTGCTACAGTTTCGGAGATGTTTTCTCCGCTCCATATGGTGACAATGTTGATGATTTTGGTGCGGGAGTTGGAACAAGCACAGGAGATGGATTCGGTGGTGGCGATGAACTTCAAGATGGACTCGATGGCGCGGAGTAAAGATCGACCAAGATGATGTCGGACATGGGCGCAAACTTTTGCAGGGTCCTCTTTTGCGTTTGCCGTAATGAACTTGGCTTTTATTTGCGCATAAAACGGTGTTATGTCGTTTGAATTTGAACTTGTTTGTGAAACCCTATATCAAATGCGAGATTTGCAGTTTTTCTGTTTGCGGGTCGTCGCGGTGGTGCCCGAGTAGAACCCGCAGAAGCTAACCCGTAAAAAAACATATTCCGCGAATAAACTTTTATGCAGGTCTATTTAAGGGATCTACATCTGTTGCCGTCCGCGCCGGCCCGCAAAAGCGGTTTTGCGGGAACTGCAAACGCGTTTTACGGGCCAGCGAGATGCGGGGTCTGTTAGAGTTGCTCTAAGACGAGGAAAAATGTTAGGTGTCTGATCAAGTAACAAACTGAACTTTTTCTGACTTACCATGAACATTTTGTATACAACATATGTTTGCAACTTCTTAAAGCTACTGCCCAAAAGGTAAAATGTTTAAATACAAATGTGTCTTCTGGAAGAGAAAGTCCATGCAGCTGTCTCCCATAGGTTGATGACCAGTAGTTTCTACCAATCATATTACAGCAATACGTACCACGTGAATCATAAGACACCCAAGATATTATCATCTCCACCGCAGGCTGCAGGCGAAGTCGGCCAAACCAAACAAGTGCACGTCCCGCCCCTTGATGTGATGCGCTGCACGTCTCGCAAGTTCGCCGCCAGTTTCGCAGCGATTGGCGATACGCAAGATGCGTATATATAAGCATCCCCGTATGCGCACTAATCTTAGCCCTCCATGTATAATACTCCACAGCTTTTCCTTGCCCCGCAGGCCACATTCTTTGGCCGGAGTTAGCTGAGCAGCGGATTTACTAATGGGGCGGAGGCTGCCGGCGTTGTGCCGCGGCCGGGCGGCGACGCGGGTCAGGAAGCGAGTGCAGCGCGTGAGCTACTGCTCCCcctcctcgtcgtcctcctcctccaagctGCCGCCTTCGGTGACCAGCAAGGTGAGGAGTGACGCTGGGGCAGGAAACGGACGCTGCTACGGCGGCGGCAATGGCGCGTCCATGGTTGACGTCGTGGGCGGCAAGAAggacggcggcgggcggcgggtgATGGTTGTCGCCGACGGGCGGGCGGAGGCGGTGGGCGCGCTCGAGTGGGCGCTGTCGCAGACCGTCCGGAGCAATGACGCCGTCGTCCTCCTCGCCGTCGTCAAGCCGGCCCCGGCAGATGGTGAGTCACCGTACCGCGGTAGCCAGTGATGTACATGAGCGAAAATTTATTACTACACACTAGCACTGTATTTTCTGTTGTGGGAGTTTGTTGAAATTGACGTAAaataattctgatatgattgctacAGCGGATGATTCATCCTGCGTGAAGATGTCAAGGACGAGATGCTATGAAAACCTTAATGCCATGAGGAGCTTGTGTGAGTCGACCAGGCCAGAGGTATATACATACTTTATTTCACTGCTAGTATAAAGCGAGAGAATATCAAACTGGAAGCTAGTTCTAAAAGGCAGCGACCCATTTAGCGCATTTCGCGCCGAATTTCGGCCGAACGCGTAAAGGTGCTCAATAATTGAGCTAAGCTGCCAGTAGGCTGTAGGAATgaatttatttgcttttggcACCTTCCATGCCTTTCCAAGACGAGAAAGCAATTCCGCAATAGTAAATGGTGTAGTGGATCAACATTGCGCCTTGCGCCCATGATTGATTGATTGGCCTATGATGACAAAAGAATCATCAACGCTTGTGCAGGTGAAGGTGGAGGTGTGCGTGACGGAGGCGGATGAGCGCGCGCCGGCGGTGGTGGACGCCGCGAGGCGGCACGGCGCGTCGCTGCTCGTGCTCGGCCAGCGCCGGCGGGCGGCCACGGCGCGGTGGATCCTGGGCCTGTGGCCGGCGGCGGAGCGTCCGTGCGGCCGGCGGTGGCAGAGGGGCCTGGTGGAGTACTGCATCGAGCACGCGCCGTGCGAGGCGCTGGGCGTGCGCCGCCGGAACTCCGGCGGGTACCTCGTCTCCAGCAGGCGCCACAGGGACTTCTGGCTCCTCGCTTAGTTCTTCACTCCATCGGCTCAACGGTCCTAACTGCTGCTAGCAGTTAAAGTAGGAGGGAATCGAGAGATTGAAGAATACTTACATTTCTAAGGATATACGTGATGGAACAATGCATGCTGCTAGCTGAAGTATTATCCCACTCTCTTTTGTTAACAAAATACCCATTATGCTAAATTTAGTGAGCCACTGAAATTTAAGTGAGAAGCGTAAAAGCATCTCTAGCCAATCCCTCCCTAAAATTTTCGTTATGAGGAGTTCAAGAAGGCTAGCCTGGTACGTTGATTGAATTTTCTTTTGCATTCAGAAGAGAGGTTGTAGGCTATCACATACCGGAGTCATTAATTAAGCAGGTCAAATGGTCTTGGTAGGGCTCGAACGTGTCCCTATTGCGCTGGGCCATTCCTCATAAGGCCGACAAATGATTACCGGATCATCGGTCTACTCTACCTCAATTCATCATTTTGAATTTGGAAGAGAAATGCCGAGCTCTTCGCCGTATTTCTAGACATGACGGGGAGATAGTGAATCACCTGTGTTAGAAATATTCGGTTAGTTGATTATCAAAATAAGGTCATTCGGAATTAAAAAAACCTGCCGCTTTCTCAACATATCCTATCCCTTGTCCTCTTTAACTCCTCAGAAATTGTACTCCTCGCGTCAGCCATCGCTTGTATTTACTCGATTAGCGGCACTTCTCCGGATAATTTTCCCATCCCCGCGGCTGCCGCTCTCCCCCGCTCGACCGCATCCACTCCAGCGCGACCGTCCTTGTCTCCTTTGGCCAATACACACCATCATAGACACCTTCTACCACCCGCCGCTCATTTGCTCCGACATTGATTCGGCCGCCGATACTGAAATCAATGCACCTACGCCCCAGCACCGTTGCATTTTGCTAAGAGTCATGGGAAACCGAACATCGCAGCCACCCTGAGCGTTCCCCGCCACATCGCGGCATGCCTTCCTCCTCTCGCTACTCACATCTCGCTCGTCGTCCGATCACCGTCGCATGCTTGTCCGCTGGTCGGTCGGGCTTGACCCTTGTCCAACAACTCGTCGGCGTACCCCTATCGATCATCAAGTGTGATGACTGTTGCGCCTGGTGTTGCGTCAGGTCTCGAAGATGGTAGAACATCCTGTACGGTTTTTCATCCAGTGTGAACTGGACCAAGTGAGTGCATTTTTGTGTGATTATTTTTCGGTTTAAAGCAAGTTTTGCTCATTGTTCGCTTATTGTATGTAGAAAATGTTGCAACTTTTGGTTTTTGGAAGAAGAGCACATTGATCTATTGATCAAGAGAGGTCTATTGAATGTTGGTGCACTATTTGCTAGAGATAAGATTACAAAGGACGGAATGTACAAGTTTGATGATGCAGAAAAGAAACGAGCATACTATCTAGAGAAGTTAACAGGAAGAGCAAAAATGTTGGCAATGAACATAAGGAGATGGAGAATGTATTGATTGGACTTATAGATGCAGTCAAGTAAGTTATGTTTCTAATGAAGAGTATAATTTCCTTATCGTTTTCTTTTGATCGGTACTCCTAGTGAGAAAGTGGTGAAGTGTGTGTGCCCAATATGTCGTTTAATTGAAGTAATTGAGTAGTATGGTCTACAAAAATAATAATTTGTGTTACTATTTTTAGGAGTTAAGTTTGAGGGTTCAGACGTGAACCACTTTTTTCAACTCACTTTAGTTAATAAAGAGCGTTTTTATTCACTTAAAATTCTAGCAACAAATGCACACAAATCATGATGAGCAACATTCGACCTTATGTATAATTAAGATGCACATAACCAAACACCGATGGTCTgacaaaaaataataaaaaatcgaCATATTGGCAACAACATAGTCATGCATGCCCGACACTATGCCTATGTTGAAGGAGGTGGTGTGCCAATCCGGAGATTATGTCGTCACACATGTAGGATAAAACCCTCTGGCCACCTGCCCCAACCGCATTCACACCACCTTGAACAACATGTTGGTATTATGTTCGATGTAGCTTAGACTACATATAAAGCGAGTGCGTATAGCAGAAAATAACCTGCAAATGAGAAGAGTTTTTGCAATTAAACAACAAATCATTTATAGACAAAGCGACCATAATAAGACATACGCTCCCACCGTTATTACCGTTCTGAACCTGTTTGGAATATACCTTCCAACCGATgataaaaaatattggcaaagCTTATGAACGGATACATATTGGACGCTATTTGAATAACTGACTACATAGAACGCGCAAATTTGCACGGGAAAAGAGATGTTTGATTGAATGAGTGCAAAAGCTAAACTTCTTAGTTCTTGCCAATTGCGATGGACGATGTTTCCTTTGTTTAGCACGACTCCCCTCCATAGATACCGGATGAAGATTTATTTTTAGTGAAAATTTTGACTTTTAAATCTTCTTATTATTATCCATTAGGGCCTCTGAATGCTGGAGTGCATGGTACATAGAAGTCGACTGTAAAGGACCCATATGTAGTGAGGTTTCAGTGAAACACATCTCTTCCTTGTGTCAGATTAATCAACCCCAATTGTGATAAAAGATTTTGCCATGATAAGATGGGGTCAATAAATTTTGCCTGAAAGAAATATCTGGCGGGGATGAACATAGCACTTGCGCAAGAGTATCATTCTTATCGCGAATAATGCAATACAAATCTGAATAATGTGTTCAAAGGCTAGCATTACCTGGCCAGATGTCCTCCCATAAACGAATCACCGACCCATCTTTTATCACAAATGATCCAAATGATGTCTTTTTGCCGTCATTAGACCAACCAAAAAATGTGAGTCACATGCTTTCAATAGGCCCCAGACACAATTTTTTGGCCTAAATATTTATCACATAGCAGGTTTTTTCAAACACGACCATCATTAAGTACTTTAAACAACCATTTACTAAGTGAGACATCATTCGACTTGCAAGTCATTGTAAGTGCATCAAGTGTCTCCTTAGTGTTTTCGAGTATTGAAGGCAAATCTGTTAAgagactaatgcgtttgtgagtttACACAGATATTATAGTCCCTGGAGATTTGGTTTAACCGACGAAGACGAGCCCTAAAAATGTATTTCTtcaagtgaagaaattggtgcgGCCCTGTGAAGAAATTGATGTGAAGACTTGGAAGCTTGGAGactttgttttcgtagtttctttTCATAGAAAAAatcgtactattaaagggggtctaGGTATATCATATTTTTCAAAGTGATACTCAAATCTATACACACTCTTGCTGCTTCGAGTGAAGCATTTGGAAATCTCCGGAAGAGTGACGAATTTGCTAGCAACAGAGACGTAGTTCTTCCGGTCACTGACGAATTTGATCAGACTGAGGAGTTAGGATTTCGCCAATACGATCTGCCTACCGTGTGGAAATTAAGTGCCCTGATGAAATTGAGAGTTTAATTTTTCCGACCGTTGCTGCGCCGCGTGCCAGTTGTCGAGTAGATTCTTATCCTGACAACGGTCATGTACAAAGGGACATTTATGCCAATTCATATCGGGTTGCCTCCtagctataaatagccgcccccacAACCACTTGTTGGTTTGCTTCTCTAGAGAAAAGTTAACACTTGTCATTTACGAGCAACCCTTCCTCAGACGACTTCGAGAGAAatccaagtgaggaaaaaccaaccGGAGCCAAAGTGATTGATCAttactgaagagattgatctgtGTGGTCCAACGCATGTTACTTTTGAAGACTATCGTTCTTCTGACGGTTAGACGTCATGTTTTGAGCACCCAAGAGTAATTGTGACGTGTCGGTGactaagtctgtgaaggttttgaaattctaccttgaagacttaccacgagtgattggacgaggtctgttgtgaccttagttcaagagGAATATGGTTAAGACTAAGTGTCTTCGGAGTTCAACTCAGCCGCctcaaccagacgtacaactgataCAATAACTgaaactggtctaccaaatcatcgtGTCATCATCGAGCCCAACTGGTTTCAAATTTATCACCCCCTTACTTTAAGTTATTCCGCTGCTGAAAATTTGTGATATACTTTATAAAGAATTTGAACTCAAGACTTTCATCATACTGTTTTCATTTCTTCAGTTCATCATGCTTGAATGCTTGTATGACTATATGTTCTTCACTTGTATGTATCTCGTATGCATGTTTTCTGTTCTATGATGACTTAGTTCCGTTCGTATTTTTATTTCCTCACTTTGATTTTCGTAAAAATCATCAAAGTTTGATGAATTTCTAAAAATTTCTCATTCACCCTCCCTCTGGGAGTAAACCTGTGCTTTCAGTCATGAATGCCAAGGTCACCCCGGTCTTTTAACCTACACATCGCGCTTCATTTGGTCAATCTATATTTTTTCCACTCTCCTTGCCAAAACAGTCAAGACCTGAAAATAATCCAACCCTTACAAGACCACATTTTGTAGTTAAGCATATAGAAACCATATTTGTGGTGACATAATTGACCAAGATTAGACGCCCTTCAAGCAACTTGCCTTTTCAACTGCTCAACTGTTTCTCTAAGTGCTCCTTCACGTGTTTCCACTTTGCATTTCTGAGACATTGATTATGAATCAAAATTGCCATGTATTTAATTAGGAATTAACCTTGCGCACAACCAAACATGTCAATATAATCAGCCATCGCCTCACAAACTTCTCCAAACAAGAACAATTCACCATTATGAAAATTAATCTTAAGGCTTGAAATTTGCTCAAACAAACTAAGAGCTTTAGGTTTCAAGCCTTATTCAGATTATGTTCCATAAAAAGATACATATCTTAGACCATCAGAGGAGGAGGAGATGTCCATCGACGTCACATCGGCGTCTGAGTTTACTCTGCTGCAGGCGGAACAATAGTACAATTTGGAGCTTCGGGAGGAGCACCTCGCGGCGATGGCGCCATTGGAGGTCGATCGCACATCCGCCGCTGCCGTCACGCCCATCGTTTAGGCGGACCCGGACATCAACATCAACCAGGTGGTGCCCGGCGTATGTGGAGACCGTTCGCACGCTTCGCCCGTGA
Protein-coding sequences here:
- the LOC125556091 gene encoding uncharacterized protein LOC125556091, with protein sequence MGRRLPALCRGRAATRVRKRVQRVSYCSPSSSSSSSKLPPSVTSKVRSDAGAGNGRCYGGGNGASMVDVVGGKKDGGGRRVMVVADGRAEAVGALEWALSQTVRSNDAVVLLAVVKPAPADADDSSCVKMSRTRCYENLNAMRSLCESTRPEVKVEVCVTEADERAPAVVDAARRHGASLLVLGQRRRAATARWILGLWPAAERPCGRRWQRGLVEYCIEHAPCEALGVRRRNSGGYLVSSRRHRDFWLLA